The genomic region CCGACTCAAGTAATAACCCAACCCAGCCTGGTCCGTTATCAATCCAGTTCGAGGCTTTGATGTCCTTGCGTCCAATGCCCAGTATATTGCAGATCTTGTCCAGCTCATCGTCACTGACAGCACCGCTGCGTAACATGTCCGGTGCCGCAAAAGCCAGACGATCATCGGTTTGCTGAATGTGTATCAAGCCAGCACCACATTCTTGCACCACAACGGCATCACGTTTGGGTTTGCCACCCGCAGTTAACCAGGCCTGGCAACTGCCCAGCGTCGGGTGTCCGGCAAACGGGAGCTCGCGATTAAGAGTGAAAATCCGGACTTTGTAGTCGGCCTCCGGATGAGAGGGCTTTTGAAAAAAAACTGTTTCCGATAAATTGAACCAACGCGTTAGGTGTTGCATCTCGTCGGTGGATAACTCATCGGCGTCAAAAACCGCGGCCAAGGGGTTTCCACAAAATGGATCTTGACTGAACACGTCCAGCATTTGAAAAGGTTTGGGCATTGTGTAAGCTCGTAAATGTTCCAGGCATCACTCTACCCAGCATAGTTGCTTCGGGCAAGTCGGAATCGGGAAAAGCTAACAGGCAAAAAAAAGAGGGTCTTGCGACCCTCCAAATTCATTTGATGCATTATAGGGATTGCATCAAAAGTGCGGACTATAGGCGTCGTCCGCAGAGCACAAATCACTTCAAATACTCTAAGCAAACTATAGGGAGGTTTTGCTTAAGTACTTGTATATATGCAATTCATATGCCAGAAAAAATAAGTCACTGTTTTTGTTGAATTAAAAAATTAAAATGAAGGGTTTCAGTTTTAATTTACTCAAAAAATGCCTAAAAGTGTATTGAATGCGAAACGCTTATGTGAAATATTGACAATCATTTAGCAGGGATTTTGTAACTCACTGTTTTAAATGTAAATAATCTGTTTCGAATTCGTTACAGAGCTTTAAAATGGATTCAGGGTATACCCTTTTTGTTGCAAAAGTGCATGGGCGGTCATGGCCGAAAGAGCCATTTGAATACCCTGATGCAGATCCGTTTTTTTGATGTTGTAATACGCCGCGGTTTGACCGCAGAGATAAATATTGACCTGGTTTTTCAGGAGTTCATGCAACAAGTCTGTATTGGGATTTTGGGCATTAAATTTCGCGGCGTAGGCTTTATCGTGCAACAGGTCGTTTGCAGCTTTGCCGTGTACGACTAGGGCCAAGTGGATATTTTCAGCTTTGACTCCGGCACGCACATGCATGTTCAGAAATCGCGCCAATGTGTCAAAGCCACGATTCACCGAATCACTGTCGCCTGGTTTACCCACATCAAAAGCCACATAAAATTTCTGTTGGGAATCAAGATCGATATCACTTTCAAGTGCTGCATTCTTGCCATAGTCTGCAATTAAGGGGCCGTCAGAAAAATCCTTGATATCTGCAAAAACCGGGGTACTAACTAAAAGTAGAAACAAGCCGATTATTTTGTTCATGTCCTGGTCCAGTGCGTGAGGCGCTTATTCAATATATGGTTATAATGCCTAGCCAAAATGCAGAAAGCAATCACCATAGAATCAATCCGAGAAAATCATGCCTAATCATTCAGATGCCTGGGAGCGCTGTGCAGCG from Gammaproteobacteria bacterium harbors:
- a CDS encoding DsrE family protein, with product MNKIIGLFLLLVSTPVFADIKDFSDGPLIADYGKNAALESDIDLDSQQKFYVAFDVGKPGDSDSVNRGFDTLARFLNMHVRAGVKAENIHLALVVHGKAANDLLHDKAYAAKFNAQNPNTDLLHELLKNQVNIYLCGQTAAYYNIKKTDLHQGIQMALSAMTAHALLQQKGYTLNPF
- a CDS encoding PhzF family phenazine biosynthesis protein; this translates as MLDVFSQDPFCGNPLAAVFDADELSTDEMQHLTRWFNLSETVFFQKPSHPEADYKVRIFTLNRELPFAGHPTLGSCQAWLTAGGKPKRDAVVVQECGAGLIHIQQTDDRLAFAAPDMLRSGAVSDDELDKICNILGIGRKDIKASNWIDNGPGWVGLLLESAEKVLSIKANATPDDIFDIGIIGPYPKGSECDFELRALFSVPDDGLREDPVTGSLNASMAQWLMGTGHAPDTYVASQGTLLQRKGRIYLERDKSGQVWVGGHSTVRVKGEIELADL